A single window of Gemmatimonadaceae bacterium DNA harbors:
- a CDS encoding M20/M25/M40 family metallo-hydrolase, producing MRSLLLVVAATAAAGAAAAAQQAKLPLKHTPQPTTPAISQADLMTRLYIYADDSLMGREVGTPYHLKATAYIEREVRRLGLEPGGDSGTYFQNIPVFNETVSNAPALSVEGRSFSGLTDFIPRDNAVFGAPVRPLDGVQTVYGGTFSPSGDTSMMISPAAALGKFVVISVPNGPDGKPAWSGNRQPLTIRYLLSAGIGVVGLDAVPDSERPSLLEPTLTFKNGDGDPPQLPAFMYMSNAMAQAIMGAPVAGLSRGAAGKTLHGAIKWNLAPAPGRNVVAILPGSDPKLKGEYVAIGAHNDHIGFNHEPVDHDSLRAFNTVVRPHGADDPEREASPEEQTRIRGILDSLRKVNTPRKDSIDNGADDDGSGTVAALEIAEAFAAAPTKPKRSLVFVWHAGEEKGLWGSEYFTDHPTVPRDSIVAQLNMDMIGRGGPQDEKNGGPGYLQLIGSKRLSTELGDIVEAVGKTEPSPFHFDYSYDANGHPQQYYCRSDHYEYARYGIPITFFSTGGHRDYHQVTDEPQYIDYAQLARVANLVHDVAARVANLDHRVVVDHQKPDPHGQCRQ from the coding sequence ATGCGATCCCTTCTCCTCGTCGTCGCTGCCACCGCCGCGGCCGGCGCCGCCGCCGCCGCACAGCAGGCAAAATTGCCCCTCAAGCATACGCCGCAGCCAACCACGCCGGCGATTTCGCAAGCGGATCTGATGACGCGGCTCTACATCTACGCGGACGATTCGCTGATGGGCCGCGAGGTCGGCACGCCGTACCATCTCAAGGCAACGGCGTACATCGAGCGCGAAGTGCGGCGGCTCGGGCTCGAGCCCGGCGGCGATAGCGGCACCTACTTTCAGAATATTCCCGTCTTCAATGAGACGGTGTCCAATGCGCCGGCGTTGAGCGTCGAAGGCCGAAGCTTCAGCGGACTTACGGATTTCATCCCACGCGACAACGCGGTGTTCGGCGCGCCGGTGCGGCCGCTCGACGGCGTTCAAACGGTCTACGGAGGCACCTTCAGCCCGTCGGGCGACACGAGCATGATGATCTCGCCGGCCGCCGCGCTCGGAAAGTTCGTCGTGATCTCGGTGCCGAATGGCCCCGACGGCAAACCGGCATGGAGCGGCAATCGACAGCCGCTGACCATCCGTTATCTGCTGTCCGCCGGCATCGGCGTTGTCGGTCTCGACGCGGTTCCGGATTCAGAACGACCGTCGCTGCTCGAGCCGACGCTCACATTCAAGAACGGTGATGGCGATCCCCCGCAGCTCCCCGCGTTCATGTACATGTCGAACGCGATGGCCCAGGCGATCATGGGCGCACCCGTGGCCGGACTCTCGCGCGGAGCGGCGGGAAAGACGCTGCACGGCGCGATCAAGTGGAACCTCGCGCCGGCACCGGGTCGCAACGTCGTCGCGATTCTTCCGGGCAGCGATCCAAAGCTCAAGGGGGAATACGTCGCGATCGGCGCGCACAACGATCACATCGGCTTCAATCACGAACCGGTCGATCACGATTCGCTGCGCGCGTTCAACACGGTGGTCCGCCCTCACGGGGCCGACGATCCGGAACGCGAAGCGAGCCCCGAGGAGCAGACGCGCATTCGCGGGATTCTCGACAGTCTTCGCAAAGTCAACACGCCGCGGAAGGATTCGATCGACAACGGCGCCGACGATGATGGCAGCGGCACCGTCGCCGCGCTCGAGATCGCCGAGGCGTTCGCCGCTGCTCCGACGAAGCCCAAGCGTTCGCTGGTCTTCGTGTGGCACGCCGGCGAGGAGAAGGGGCTGTGGGGATCAGAGTACTTCACCGACCACCCAACGGTTCCGCGCGATTCGATCGTGGCGCAACTCAACATGGACATGATCGGCCGCGGCGGCCCGCAAGACGAGAAAAACGGTGGTCCCGGCTACCTGCAGCTCATCGGCTCCAAGCGCCTCTCCACGGAGCTCGGTGACATCGTCGAAGCGGTGGGAAAGACGGAACCCTCGCCATTCCACTTCGATTACTCGTACGATGCAAACGGGCATCCGCAGCAGTACTACTGCCGCAGCGATCACTACGAGTATGCGCGCTACGGCATTCCGATCACGTTCTTCTCCACCGGCGGCCACCGCGACTACCACCAGGTGACGGACGAGCCGCAGTACATCGACTACGCGCAGCTCGCGCGCGTGGCGAATCTCGTTCACGACGTCGCGGCGCGGGTGGCGAATCTCGATCATCGGGTCGTGGTGGATCACCAGAAGCCCGATCCGCATGGGCAGTGCAGGCAGTGA
- a CDS encoding serine/threonine-protein kinase → MPIPDDPTPPNDGPPPNADDTALLPSGLGSGLLARQPTPSAEEAVAVAKVCPQCGTEYETGDRFCPKDGTPLRPKAGGDPLVGRVIAERYLILAQLGEGGMGRVYLAEHVKMNRQCAVKVMNPSLMTDTESLQRFAREASSAARILHPNVAAVFDYGEADKIVYLVMEYVDGESLSTIIAREQAEGRALDPRRAIELARGIADGLHAAHELGIVHRDLKPDNVIVTRTKSGKEVPKVVDFGIAKALTDSQEDALTRSGLVIGTPEYMSPEQLLGDPVDARADIYSLGCILYQMLTGTPAFAAESREQMIRRRLHEPPPHVRDILPDLPRRLDTLIVHMLARSPGDRLASAAEARDALDPALALGGWDPGTVSAQRPITAGAAPVSADPSLQPTMPMPKVRTSPKRIAVGAVVGAAVLFGGIAVWQLAQSPVKVGPNRVDRPSDSSLVGAPGGVAAPAVDTSAKKTLTQKSDSAKLAAAAAAAAKPKPAATNDDELRAPFRNLLAAIRSRSTDAVAAAIPGFSQKDQYERILKNAIDASGTAVYGGVHPVRDGVIERDVTLKLTTTDQAGARTITPFTYHAVLERHNGAWTLTQLTPK, encoded by the coding sequence ATGCCGATTCCCGACGACCCCACTCCTCCGAACGACGGTCCGCCGCCGAACGCCGACGATACCGCGCTGTTGCCCAGCGGTCTCGGCTCGGGCCTCTTGGCCCGACAGCCAACGCCGTCGGCTGAGGAGGCCGTTGCTGTCGCGAAGGTGTGCCCTCAGTGCGGCACGGAATACGAGACCGGCGACCGCTTCTGCCCGAAGGACGGCACACCGCTCCGCCCCAAAGCCGGCGGCGATCCACTCGTCGGCCGCGTCATCGCCGAGCGTTACCTGATCCTGGCCCAGCTCGGCGAAGGCGGCATGGGCCGCGTCTACCTCGCCGAGCACGTGAAGATGAACCGGCAGTGCGCGGTGAAGGTCATGAATCCCTCGCTCATGACCGACACCGAGTCCCTGCAGCGGTTCGCGCGAGAAGCGTCGAGCGCCGCGCGCATTCTGCATCCCAACGTCGCCGCCGTGTTCGACTACGGCGAAGCCGACAAGATCGTCTATCTGGTCATGGAGTATGTGGACGGCGAGTCGCTGTCCACGATCATTGCGCGCGAGCAGGCCGAAGGCCGCGCGCTCGATCCACGACGCGCGATCGAGTTGGCGCGCGGCATCGCGGACGGGCTGCATGCCGCGCACGAGCTTGGCATCGTGCACCGCGATCTCAAGCCGGACAACGTCATCGTCACGCGCACGAAATCGGGCAAGGAAGTGCCGAAGGTCGTGGACTTCGGTATTGCCAAGGCGCTCACCGATTCGCAGGAAGATGCGCTCACCCGCAGCGGACTCGTGATCGGCACGCCCGAGTACATGAGCCCGGAGCAACTCCTCGGCGACCCGGTGGACGCTCGCGCCGACATCTACAGCCTGGGCTGCATTCTTTATCAAATGCTCACGGGGACGCCGGCTTTCGCGGCCGAGTCGCGCGAGCAGATGATCCGTCGCCGCCTGCACGAGCCGCCGCCGCACGTGCGCGACATCCTGCCCGATCTCCCGCGCCGGCTCGATACACTGATCGTGCACATGCTCGCTCGTTCGCCTGGCGATCGCCTGGCCAGCGCCGCGGAGGCGCGCGACGCGCTCGATCCCGCGCTGGCGCTCGGTGGCTGGGATCCCGGCACGGTGAGCGCGCAGCGTCCGATCACGGCGGGCGCGGCGCCCGTCTCGGCGGATCCGTCGCTGCAGCCCACGATGCCGATGCCCAAGGTGCGCACGAGCCCCAAGCGCATTGCGGTAGGAGCGGTCGTTGGCGCGGCGGTGTTGTTCGGAGGAATTGCCGTGTGGCAACTCGCTCAGTCGCCGGTGAAGGTCGGGCCCAACCGAGTCGATCGGCCGAGTGATTCATCACTCGTCGGCGCGCCGGGAGGAGTGGCGGCGCCCGCCGTCGACACGAGCGCGAAGAAGACGCTGACGCAGAAGAGCGATTCGGCGAAGTTGGCGGCGGCCGCCGCGGCGGCGGCGAAACCCAAGCCCGCGGCGACGAACGACGATGAGCTGCGCGCGCCATTCCGGAATCTGCTCGCCGCCATTCGCAGCCGGAGCACGGATGCCGTCGCGGCGGCGATTCCCGGCTTCAGCCAGAAGGACCAGTATGAGAGAATTCTAAAAAACGCGATCGACGCGAGCGGGACGGCGGTTTATGGCGGAGTCCATCCGGTGCGCGACGGTGTCATCGAGCGCGATGTGACGCTGAAGCTGACGACGACGGATCAGGCGGGCGCGCGAACGATCACGCCGTTCACCTATCACGCGGTCCTCGAGCGCCACAACGGGGCGTGGACGCTCACGCAACTCACGCCGAAGTAG
- the treZ gene encoding malto-oligosyltrehalose trehalohydrolase yields MPIGVEVVHHNADRIRSHARVWAPDRTSVVLVTDDGSAFPLERDDAGYFAGELDGVGAGTRYRFRVDDGEAFPDPVSRFQPDGPHGSSMIVDATTYPWSDGDWRGVSIDGQVIYELHLGTFTKGGTFRAAIDRLPDLVDVGVTVIELMPIAEFAGQFGWGYDGVALFAPYHRYGTPDDLRALVDAAHRLELGVILDVVYNHFGPDGNYTGKYAARYVSGNPTEWGDALNFDGDDAAPVREFFISNARYWIEEFHLDGLRLDATQQIFDTSSSHIVADVAAAVREAAKGRRTIVVGENEPQSAQLIRPRDAGGYQLDGLWNDDFHHAARVAATGRNEAYYDGYRGSAQELLSTMKYGFLYQGEWYAWQKNRRGSPSLDIAPQSFVQFLQNHDQVANSAKGQRINQESSAGRCRALTALLLLAPQTPMLFQGQEFAASAPFLYFADHEPTLAALVRTGRAKFVSQFPSIAAREEHERIDEPSDPWTFLRCKLDWAERRRHKPTLDLHRDLLKLRREDPVIRNVKRRGLDGAVINEHAFVARWFGVEGDDRMLVVNLGARIHADPLAEPLVAPATIGGAWKTIFSTESPKYGGWGAPEIQTKDDGWWIPAESATLLSPVAAP; encoded by the coding sequence TTGCCCATCGGTGTCGAGGTCGTACATCACAACGCCGACCGAATTCGCTCCCACGCGCGCGTGTGGGCGCCCGACCGTACGTCCGTCGTGCTCGTTACCGACGACGGATCGGCTTTTCCGCTCGAGCGAGATGACGCGGGCTACTTCGCCGGCGAGCTGGACGGCGTGGGCGCGGGGACGCGCTACCGCTTTCGAGTCGACGACGGCGAGGCCTTTCCCGACCCGGTCTCGCGCTTTCAGCCGGACGGGCCACACGGCTCGTCGATGATCGTCGACGCGACGACGTACCCGTGGAGCGACGGCGACTGGCGCGGCGTGTCGATCGACGGGCAGGTCATCTACGAGCTGCATTTGGGCACGTTCACGAAGGGTGGAACGTTCCGCGCCGCGATCGATCGGCTGCCCGATCTCGTCGACGTCGGCGTCACCGTGATCGAGCTGATGCCGATCGCCGAGTTCGCGGGACAATTCGGCTGGGGTTACGACGGCGTCGCGTTGTTCGCGCCGTATCATCGCTACGGAACGCCCGACGATCTGCGCGCGCTCGTCGACGCGGCGCATCGCCTCGAGCTCGGCGTCATACTCGATGTCGTCTACAACCACTTCGGGCCGGACGGCAACTACACCGGCAAGTACGCGGCGCGATATGTCAGCGGCAATCCGACGGAGTGGGGCGACGCGCTCAATTTCGACGGCGACGACGCGGCGCCCGTGCGCGAATTCTTCATCAGCAACGCGCGCTATTGGATCGAGGAGTTTCATCTCGACGGGCTGCGGCTCGACGCCACGCAGCAGATCTTCGACACATCGAGCTCGCACATCGTGGCGGACGTCGCCGCGGCCGTGCGCGAGGCGGCGAAGGGCCGGCGCACGATCGTCGTCGGCGAGAACGAGCCGCAGAGCGCGCAGCTCATTCGCCCGCGCGATGCCGGCGGATATCAGCTCGATGGTTTGTGGAACGACGATTTTCATCACGCGGCCCGTGTCGCGGCAACGGGACGCAACGAGGCGTATTACGACGGCTATCGCGGTTCGGCCCAAGAGCTCTTGAGCACTATGAAATATGGATTCCTGTATCAAGGCGAGTGGTACGCTTGGCAGAAGAATCGGCGGGGATCGCCCTCGCTGGACATCGCGCCGCAATCCTTCGTGCAGTTTCTACAGAACCACGATCAGGTGGCGAACAGCGCGAAAGGACAGCGCATCAACCAGGAGTCGAGCGCGGGACGCTGCCGCGCGTTGACCGCGCTCCTGTTGCTCGCGCCGCAGACACCGATGCTGTTTCAAGGACAGGAATTCGCCGCGTCGGCGCCCTTTCTCTACTTCGCGGATCACGAGCCGACGCTCGCGGCACTCGTGCGAACGGGTCGCGCGAAATTCGTCTCGCAGTTTCCAAGTATCGCGGCCCGCGAGGAGCACGAGCGCATCGACGAGCCGTCGGACCCGTGGACGTTTCTCCGCTGCAAGCTCGATTGGGCCGAGCGCCGGCGCCACAAACCAACACTCGATTTGCACCGTGACTTGCTCAAGCTGCGTCGCGAGGATCCGGTCATTCGCAACGTCAAGCGGCGCGGACTCGACGGAGCCGTGATCAACGAGCATGCGTTCGTCGCGCGCTGGTTCGGCGTCGAAGGCGACGACCGGATGCTCGTCGTCAACCTCGGCGCGCGTATTCATGCGGATCCGCTCGCCGAACCGCTCGTTGCGCCGGCGACCATCGGCGGCGCGTGGAAGACGATTTTTTCGACGGAGTCGCCGAAGTATGGCGGTTGGGGCGCGCCGGAAATCCAAACGAAAGACGATGGGTGGTGGATTCCCGCCGAGAGCGCGACGTTGCTGTCGCCGGTGGCCGCGCCATGA
- a CDS encoding amylo-alpha-1,6-glucosidase produces the protein MTRRLVDRIVRRLDLPADGDARARKLMETEWLVTNGLGGYASSTLSGVITRRYHGLLVAALPNPLGRMVMLNHLGERLVHGDKELSLNSEDRVAGRVDVEAAGYVADVRLDVGLPVWEYEWEGMRLEKRIVMPHGQNSVHVTYRMLRGPDNVVLEIHPAVHFRNYEDHVGSSRNSPINTTYMIGELGDIREISTADDLPPLRMTIVGASSAPFETDAKPTNEVMYPVEQDRGYEFRGTLWTPGHYTVTLECDRCVTFIASVESQEIMLALAPDEVARCEQERRRRLIFSAATNPTDEVGAELVLAADQFIITPAGRITDATRARAMGHEVRTIIAGYHWFTDWGRDTMISLEGLTLTTGRDREASFILRTFAHYVRDGLIPNMFPDGSNEGLYHTADATLWFFHALQRYIRRTGDQVTLTQLLPVMIDIVKHHVEGTKFGIHVDPADGLLCEGAEGYQLTWMDAKVDGWVVTPRRGKAVEINALWYNALRLLEGWITEVRGVEAAADIKTRADGVYKSFNERFWNASTGYLFDVIDGEGGDSPLCRPNQIFAISLDHPVLERSRWEAVLAVVEQRLLTPVGLRSLAPGEPEYKDRYYGDLRSRDAAYHQGTVWAWLIGPWIDAWLKVHRDDLAGARAYLHGCIAALDEFGLGTIGEIFDATPPFTPRGCIAQAWSVAEVLRCWVRTEPAPTPTAPASAPSA, from the coding sequence ATGACGCGCCGCTTGGTCGATCGCATCGTGCGGCGCCTGGATCTGCCCGCCGATGGCGACGCGCGCGCGCGCAAGCTGATGGAAACCGAGTGGCTCGTCACGAACGGGCTGGGCGGCTATGCGTCGTCGACGCTATCGGGCGTGATCACGCGCCGCTATCACGGATTACTCGTTGCCGCGCTGCCCAATCCACTCGGCCGCATGGTGATGTTGAATCACCTGGGCGAACGACTGGTGCACGGCGACAAAGAGTTGTCGTTGAACAGCGAGGACCGCGTCGCCGGGCGAGTAGACGTCGAAGCGGCGGGGTACGTCGCGGACGTGCGGCTCGATGTGGGTCTCCCGGTGTGGGAGTACGAGTGGGAAGGGATGCGTTTGGAAAAGCGCATCGTGATGCCGCACGGGCAGAATAGCGTGCACGTCACCTATCGCATGCTGCGCGGGCCCGACAACGTGGTGCTCGAGATTCATCCCGCCGTGCACTTCCGCAACTACGAGGACCACGTCGGTTCCTCGCGCAACTCGCCGATCAACACGACGTACATGATCGGCGAGTTGGGCGACATCCGTGAGATTTCGACGGCCGACGATTTGCCGCCGCTGCGGATGACGATCGTCGGCGCGTCGAGCGCGCCATTCGAGACCGACGCAAAGCCCACGAACGAAGTGATGTATCCCGTCGAGCAGGATCGCGGCTACGAGTTTCGCGGGACGCTCTGGACGCCGGGGCATTACACCGTGACGCTCGAGTGCGATCGCTGTGTGACGTTCATCGCGTCGGTGGAATCGCAGGAAATCATGCTCGCGCTGGCGCCGGACGAAGTCGCGCGCTGCGAGCAGGAGCGGCGGCGGCGGTTGATCTTCAGCGCGGCGACGAATCCGACCGACGAAGTGGGCGCTGAGCTCGTCCTGGCGGCGGATCAATTCATCATCACGCCGGCCGGGCGCATCACCGACGCGACGCGCGCGCGGGCGATGGGCCACGAGGTCCGCACGATCATCGCCGGCTACCACTGGTTCACCGACTGGGGCCGCGACACGATGATCAGTCTGGAAGGGCTGACCCTCACCACGGGCCGCGATCGCGAAGCGTCGTTCATTCTGCGCACGTTCGCGCACTACGTGCGCGACGGTCTCATCCCGAACATGTTCCCCGACGGGAGCAACGAGGGGTTGTATCACACCGCCGACGCGACGCTGTGGTTCTTCCACGCGCTGCAGCGATACATCCGCCGCACCGGCGATCAGGTGACGCTCACGCAGCTGCTGCCGGTGATGATCGACATCGTGAAGCATCACGTGGAGGGAACCAAGTTCGGCATTCACGTCGATCCGGCCGACGGCCTCCTCTGCGAGGGCGCCGAGGGTTATCAGCTCACGTGGATGGACGCCAAGGTGGACGGCTGGGTGGTGACGCCCCGGCGCGGCAAGGCCGTGGAGATCAATGCCCTGTGGTACAACGCGCTGCGGCTGCTCGAGGGATGGATTACCGAAGTCCGCGGCGTCGAGGCGGCCGCGGACATCAAGACCCGCGCCGATGGTGTATATAAATCATTTAATGAGCGTTTCTGGAACGCATCCACCGGCTATCTGTTCGACGTGATCGACGGCGAAGGCGGCGATAGCCCGCTGTGCCGGCCGAACCAGATCTTCGCCATCTCGCTCGATCATCCCGTGCTCGAGCGATCGCGCTGGGAGGCGGTGCTTGCCGTCGTCGAGCAGCGGCTGCTCACGCCTGTCGGCTTGCGCTCCCTGGCCCCGGGCGAGCCGGAGTACAAGGATCGCTACTATGGCGACCTCCGCTCGCGCGACGCCGCGTACCACCAGGGCACCGTGTGGGCGTGGCTCATCGGGCCGTGGATCGACGCGTGGCTCAAGGTGCACCGCGACGATCTCGCCGGCGCGCGAGCGTATCTGCACGGATGCATCGCCGCGCTGGACGAATTTGGACTCGGCACTATCGGCGAGATCTTCGACGCCACGCCACCCTTCACGCCGCGCGGTTGCATTGCGCAAGCATGGAGTGTGGCCGAGGTGCTGCGGTGTTGGGTGCGGACGGAGCCGGCGCCGACGCCGACGGCACCAGCGTCGGCTCCGTCTGCATGA
- a CDS encoding putative metal-dependent hydrolase: MDESLSYPVGRYQRPGVLTADQRRAAIDSIANTPAAFRAAVRGLNETQLDTPYRPDGWTVRQVVHHVPDSHLNAYTRVKLALTEDTPTIKPYDESAWARLEDARSTPIETSLMLLETLHDRWVRVLRAMQPSDFERTLNHPAMGTMTLDDVLAMYEWHGRHHAAHIRRLRERQGW, translated from the coding sequence ATGGACGAATCGCTCAGCTATCCCGTCGGCCGCTACCAACGTCCCGGTGTGCTCACCGCGGACCAGCGCCGAGCCGCGATTGATTCAATCGCCAACACCCCCGCCGCGTTCCGCGCCGCGGTGCGCGGCTTGAACGAGACGCAGCTGGACACGCCGTATCGCCCCGACGGCTGGACGGTGCGACAGGTCGTGCATCATGTCCCGGACAGCCACCTCAACGCCTACACGCGGGTCAAGCTTGCCTTGACTGAGGATACTCCGACCATCAAGCCGTACGACGAGTCCGCCTGGGCCCGGCTCGAAGATGCGCGCTCGACGCCGATCGAGACGTCGCTCATGCTGCTCGAGACGCTGCACGATCGCTGGGTCCGCGTGCTGCGCGCGATGCAGCCGTCGGACTTTGAGAGAACGCTCAATCATCCCGCGATGGGCACGATGACGCTCGACGACGTGCTGGCGATGTACGAGTGGCACGGCAGGCATCATGCGGCGCACATCAGGAGACTCCGCGAACGACAGGGCTGGTAA